The Gillisia sp. Hel_I_86 genome has a segment encoding these proteins:
- the cysM gene encoding cysteine synthase CysM — MNNSLLGLIGNTPLVKTETLIKNPKVSLFLKLEGQNPGGSVKDRAAYNMIKSALDRGDINKNSKLIEATSGNTGIALAMIAGIFKLNIELVMPENSTIERVQTMRAFGAKVTLTDADGGIEYARDYAEEKVKCDNCFMINQFANKDNWKAHYKTTGPEIWRDTHHEITHFVSSMGTTGTIMGTSTYLKEQSNTIQIIGVQPTDNSRIPGIRKWPKEYLPKIFDPEKVDRILEVSDMEAKRMAQRLAKDEGIFAGMSSGGAASAAVKLCEELEEGVVVSIVCDRGDRYLSSDLFM, encoded by the coding sequence ATGAATAATTCATTATTAGGCTTAATAGGCAATACGCCATTGGTTAAGACGGAAACCTTGATCAAAAACCCTAAGGTCAGTCTTTTTTTAAAATTGGAGGGACAAAATCCAGGCGGTAGTGTAAAGGATCGTGCCGCTTATAATATGATAAAAAGTGCTTTGGATCGGGGCGATATAAATAAAAATTCTAAACTTATTGAGGCCACAAGTGGTAATACAGGAATTGCTCTAGCAATGATAGCAGGAATTTTTAAGCTGAATATAGAATTGGTTATGCCAGAGAATTCTACTATAGAGCGGGTTCAAACAATGCGGGCTTTTGGAGCAAAAGTTACCCTAACCGATGCAGATGGAGGTATAGAATACGCTAGAGACTATGCCGAAGAAAAAGTTAAGTGTGATAATTGTTTCATGATCAATCAATTTGCTAATAAGGATAATTGGAAAGCACACTATAAAACTACCGGGCCAGAAATTTGGAGAGATACCCATCATGAAATTACCCACTTTGTTTCCTCTATGGGAACTACAGGAACCATTATGGGGACTTCCACTTATTTAAAGGAACAAAGTAATACTATTCAAATAATTGGGGTGCAACCTACAGATAATTCTAGAATTCCGGGCATAAGAAAATGGCCTAAAGAATATTTGCCAAAAATTTTTGATCCTGAAAAAGTAGATCGCATATTGGAAGTGAGTGATATGGAAGCAAAAAGAATGGCACAACGCTTGGCAAAAGATGAAGGAATATTTGCGGGAATGAGTAGTGGGGGTGCCGCTAGTGCAGCGGTTAAGTTGTGTGAAGAATTAGAGGAAGGAGTGGTGGTAAGTATTGTGTGTGACCGTGGAGATCGTTATTTGTCTTCAGATCTATTTATGTAA
- a CDS encoding serine O-acetyltransferase, producing MNKSEIINKIQEQKKLPNLRYVIREKTEAFIHKLFYTLFDGDTPVESNLAVLENDFQELADLVCWEPNRSCKEIWESYLQKLPEILEKLNSDANAIMLHDPAANSIEEVYLAYPGFFAIAIYRLSHEFQKFGLPLVPRLMSECAHKITGTDINPGAHIGVPFFIDHATGVVIGETCVIKNNVKVYQGVTLGALSVNRKLRNIKRHPTIEENVTIYANATILGGDTIIGANSIIGGNVWLTASVPSNSMVTHNPQIKIKNSVKNE from the coding sequence ATGAATAAAAGTGAGATTATCAATAAAATTCAAGAGCAAAAAAAATTGCCTAATTTAAGATATGTTATCCGTGAAAAAACGGAAGCATTCATTCATAAATTGTTTTATACGCTGTTTGATGGGGATACTCCTGTAGAAAGCAACTTAGCAGTTTTAGAAAATGACTTTCAGGAATTGGCAGACTTGGTTTGCTGGGAGCCAAACAGGTCTTGTAAAGAAATATGGGAATCTTATTTGCAAAAGCTACCTGAAATTCTTGAAAAACTCAATAGCGATGCCAATGCTATTATGTTGCATGACCCTGCGGCAAATTCCATTGAGGAAGTATATTTGGCATACCCTGGGTTCTTCGCTATTGCTATTTACAGGTTAAGCCATGAGTTTCAAAAATTTGGATTGCCCTTGGTTCCAAGATTAATGTCTGAATGTGCCCATAAAATAACCGGAACCGATATCAATCCTGGAGCACATATTGGAGTTCCTTTCTTTATAGATCATGCTACGGGTGTTGTAATAGGTGAAACCTGCGTTATTAAAAATAATGTGAAAGTCTACCAAGGAGTTACCTTAGGTGCTCTTTCGGTAAACAGGAAATTAAGGAATATAAAGCGTCACCCAACAATAGAAGAAAATGTGACCATCTATGCAAATGCAACAATTTTAGGAGGAGATACGATCATTGGAGCAAATAGTATTATTGGAGGAAATGTGTGGTTGACCGCTTCGGTTCCCTCAAATTCCATGGTTACTCATAATCCTCAAATCAAAATTAAAAACTCGGTAAAAAATGAATAA
- a CDS encoding IS1595 family transposase, translating to MNIFSFGVHFTDEESCRLHFKEQRDKEGVVCHRCGSIDHYWLKNKWSYQCKSCKARMSLRSGTIMESSKLSFMSWYKTIFLLSTTKKGFSSKEIQRQLGLKRYEPVWAMVHKLRKAMGQRDDRYTLEGMIEMDEGYFTIEASQNDHQTQKAGRGSKTKSNVMVLAESTVLEDIKTGKVERHCRYFKAKVLDNHEAGQTSNMLKSAIADEHIIIFSDQSTSYVDIADYVELHITEKSSEKTTKETLKWVHIAISNAKRNFVGTYHKIKKKYLQLYLNEFVYKLNRRYFGDKLFDRLVIASITASGH from the coding sequence ATGAATATATTTTCTTTCGGAGTTCATTTTACTGATGAGGAGAGCTGCCGCCTACATTTCAAGGAGCAACGTGATAAGGAAGGAGTTGTCTGTCATCGCTGTGGGTCAATAGATCATTATTGGCTCAAAAACAAATGGAGTTATCAGTGCAAATCCTGTAAGGCGAGGATGTCCTTGCGAAGTGGAACAATTATGGAAAGCTCCAAATTATCTTTTATGAGCTGGTATAAGACCATCTTTCTTTTGAGCACGACAAAGAAAGGTTTTTCCAGCAAGGAAATACAGCGGCAGCTGGGCCTAAAGCGCTATGAGCCGGTTTGGGCAATGGTGCACAAGTTACGCAAAGCCATGGGGCAGCGAGATGACCGCTATACGTTGGAGGGGATGATCGAGATGGATGAAGGTTATTTCACCATTGAGGCAAGCCAAAACGATCACCAAACCCAAAAGGCCGGTCGTGGCAGCAAGACCAAATCCAACGTTATGGTTCTGGCCGAGAGCACTGTCTTGGAAGATATAAAAACAGGGAAAGTGGAGCGGCATTGCAGGTATTTTAAGGCAAAAGTCCTTGACAACCATGAGGCCGGTCAAACCAGCAATATGCTCAAAAGCGCAATTGCTGATGAACACATTATCATCTTTTCCGACCAGAGCACATCCTACGTTGATATCGCAGATTACGTAGAGCTACATATTACTGAAAAATCAAGTGAAAAGACCACCAAAGAAACCCTAAAATGGGTACATATAGCTATAAGCAATGCCAAAAGGAATTTTGTGGGAACCTATCATAAGATCAAGAAAAAATATCTGCAATTATACCTCAATGAGTTTGTATACAAGCTTAATCGGAGGTATTTTGGAGATAAGTTATTCGATAGGTTAGTAATAGCAAGCATTACAGCGAGTGGACATTAA
- a CDS encoding FUSC family protein, with protein MKYPKFNFNESYKESIFFLKSTDFTKAIILAFGIIVPIAVGVYVGYFEVGLALALGALLSSPSDVTGSFRNKNFGILLSALFAVFASLIGGFLNPSAWLTIPVLGIIMFIFSYFSVYGFRASLISFSGLFALVLSFANISDVLEFYERAFFIGLGGIWYLFLTVIWHRINPKAQTEQFLSQGLDLISQYLDVRGNLLDASSNRLALQKKMLELQADLNGNHETLRDILISSRKSSGSSNYERKRLLIFIHLIDILELAMANPVDYEKMDEILSKHPYKMQLFQTLTFEMAARMRHISESLLQSKGLNNNNTLEECLQKIRKHIEDVAPAEEKGSLESSILLKNLYVYQYRQVEKIRKVEHILSNKDFKDLSFVKNIDVQRFISHQEYDLNILSENFSLKSAIFKHSLRLALVVMVGFTVGAYFSLQNAYWILLTIVVIMRPNYGLTRQRSKQRILGTLIGGAIAAGIVLLIQDTTVYAILAILSLIMAFSMVQRNYKTSATFITLSVVFIYALLKPDILNVIQYRIIDTIIGAGLAALGNAILWPSWEYFSINSVIGESLKANKEYLFAIQKYYQEKGAVPTTYKLARKAAFLASGNLNTAFQRMTQEPKSKQLHLDKFYEVVVLNHTFLSSLASLGTYIQNHPTTEASIYFNSYVDGILHNLKVANGLISEKSYAKILDSNNRIEAQHYFEHRIESLNKLTEIEEGYKVSTVKGGTDELQEVQLLSSQLKWLHALSEKIIKKICISV; from the coding sequence TTGAAGTACCCGAAGTTTAATTTTAATGAGTCCTATAAGGAATCTATATTTTTCTTAAAAAGCACCGACTTTACTAAGGCTATAATTCTTGCCTTTGGAATCATAGTCCCTATTGCGGTAGGTGTATATGTAGGGTACTTTGAGGTAGGCCTTGCCTTGGCACTTGGGGCCTTGCTAAGTTCTCCAAGTGATGTCACCGGTAGTTTTCGAAATAAGAATTTCGGTATCCTTTTATCTGCTTTATTTGCCGTTTTTGCTAGTTTGATCGGCGGGTTTTTAAATCCTTCAGCTTGGCTGACAATTCCTGTATTGGGAATTATCATGTTTATATTTTCTTATTTTTCTGTATATGGTTTTAGGGCCTCTTTAATAAGTTTTTCAGGATTATTTGCACTCGTACTTAGTTTTGCCAATATTTCGGACGTGCTGGAATTTTATGAACGTGCATTTTTTATTGGTTTGGGCGGAATTTGGTACTTGTTTTTAACGGTGATCTGGCATAGGATCAACCCCAAGGCACAAACCGAACAATTTTTATCGCAAGGTTTGGATCTCATTTCCCAGTACCTAGACGTTCGAGGGAACTTATTGGATGCTAGCTCCAACAGGTTAGCGCTGCAGAAAAAAATGTTGGAGCTTCAGGCAGATCTAAATGGGAATCATGAAACCTTGCGGGACATACTAATTTCTTCTCGTAAATCATCTGGAAGCTCAAATTATGAGCGTAAACGATTGCTAATATTTATTCATCTCATAGATATTTTGGAACTAGCGATGGCCAATCCGGTAGATTATGAAAAAATGGATGAGATCCTTTCCAAGCATCCATATAAAATGCAATTATTTCAAACCTTAACTTTTGAAATGGCAGCTAGGATGCGGCATATTTCTGAATCTTTATTACAATCCAAGGGATTAAATAATAATAATACACTCGAAGAATGTCTCCAAAAAATCAGGAAACATATTGAAGATGTAGCCCCTGCCGAAGAAAAAGGATCCCTTGAGAGCTCAATTTTGCTGAAGAATTTATATGTTTATCAATATAGGCAAGTAGAAAAGATCCGTAAGGTCGAGCACATCTTAAGTAACAAAGATTTTAAGGATTTGAGCTTTGTGAAAAATATAGATGTCCAACGCTTTATATCCCATCAGGAATATGACCTCAATATTTTAAGTGAAAATTTCAGCTTAAAGTCAGCAATTTTTAAACATTCGTTAAGGCTTGCCCTTGTTGTAATGGTAGGTTTTACTGTGGGAGCCTATTTTTCTTTACAAAATGCCTATTGGATCCTGCTTACCATTGTAGTGATAATGCGCCCAAATTATGGGCTTACCAGGCAACGATCCAAACAGCGTATTTTAGGTACGTTAATAGGTGGGGCAATAGCCGCTGGTATTGTTCTATTAATTCAGGACACTACAGTATATGCCATTTTAGCAATACTTAGTTTGATAATGGCCTTTTCTATGGTTCAAAGAAATTACAAAACTTCTGCGACCTTTATTACTTTGAGTGTGGTTTTTATTTATGCCCTTTTAAAACCAGATATACTTAATGTAATTCAATATAGAATAATAGATACTATAATTGGGGCCGGGTTAGCGGCTTTAGGAAATGCCATACTTTGGCCATCGTGGGAATATTTCAGTATTAATTCTGTAATAGGGGAGAGTTTGAAGGCAAATAAAGAATATTTGTTTGCTATACAAAAGTATTATCAAGAGAAAGGTGCCGTTCCTACAACTTATAAATTGGCTAGAAAAGCTGCTTTTTTAGCAAGTGGTAATTTAAATACAGCGTTCCAACGAATGACCCAGGAACCAAAATCCAAACAATTGCATTTGGATAAATTCTATGAAGTAGTGGTCCTAAACCATACATTTTTATCCTCTTTAGCGTCTTTGGGAACCTATATACAAAACCACCCAACAACAGAGGCTTCCATTTATTTTAATAGTTATGTAGATGGAATTTTACATAATTTAAAGGTTGCAAATGGCCTTATTTCTGAAAAGTCCTATGCTAAAATTCTAGATTCCAACAATAGGATTGAAGCGCAGCATTATTTTGAACATCGTATTGAATCTTTAAATAAACTCACTGAAATTGAAGAGGGCTATAAGGTATCAACAGTTAAAGGGGGGACAGATGAATTACAAGAAGTACAGCTACTTTCTTCACAACTAAAATGGTTACATGCCTTGAGCGAAAAAATAATAAAAAAGATCTGTATATCCGTTTAA
- a CDS encoding NADP-dependent oxidoreductase, which yields MNKTIYLKNRPSGTPSLNDFEFKEENKPSPDEGEVLLKSKYISVDPYLRGRMRSGESYIEPFKVNEPIESGIIAEVISSKNPNFKEGDFVNGMLQWKEFQVSQVAGLNKVDPNTAPLSAYLGILGLTGITAYVGLEKIGKLKEGETLLVSGAAGAVGSIVGQIGKIKGCRVVGIAGTDEKIQKLKNDFGFDEAINYKTTGNIGESIKKACPQGVDVYFDNVGGEILDAALENINKFGRVINCGAISLYNATETPMGPRLEGTLIKKSVLMQGFTVRDYIKEFGPAINQLAAWLQEDKITYSETIVEGFEQTPQAFLDLFKGKNSGKMIVKI from the coding sequence ATGAACAAAACAATATATCTAAAGAACCGACCTTCCGGAACACCTAGCCTCAACGATTTTGAATTTAAGGAAGAAAATAAACCAAGTCCCGACGAGGGAGAGGTGTTATTGAAAAGTAAATATATTTCTGTAGATCCCTATTTAAGGGGAAGAATGCGCAGTGGAGAATCGTATATCGAGCCATTTAAAGTTAATGAACCTATAGAATCTGGGATTATCGCTGAAGTTATCTCTTCAAAAAATCCAAATTTCAAGGAAGGGGATTTTGTTAATGGCATGCTTCAATGGAAAGAGTTTCAAGTTAGTCAAGTTGCAGGTCTAAACAAGGTAGATCCCAATACAGCACCATTATCTGCATATCTAGGAATATTGGGCTTAACCGGGATTACTGCATATGTAGGATTGGAAAAAATAGGCAAATTAAAAGAAGGAGAAACCTTACTGGTTTCTGGAGCTGCAGGAGCTGTTGGTAGTATTGTGGGGCAAATTGGGAAAATAAAAGGCTGTAGAGTGGTTGGAATTGCTGGAACGGATGAAAAAATCCAAAAGCTTAAAAATGATTTTGGATTTGATGAAGCCATCAATTACAAAACGACAGGGAATATAGGGGAAAGTATAAAAAAAGCATGCCCGCAAGGAGTGGATGTTTATTTTGACAATGTGGGAGGGGAAATCCTGGATGCAGCATTAGAGAATATCAATAAATTTGGGAGGGTCATTAATTGCGGTGCCATCTCTCTTTATAATGCCACAGAAACTCCAATGGGGCCAAGGCTTGAAGGCACATTAATTAAGAAAAGTGTATTGATGCAAGGCTTTACCGTAAGGGATTATATAAAAGAATTTGGACCTGCAATAAATCAATTAGCTGCTTGGTTACAAGAAGATAAAATCACATATTCCGAAACTATAGTTGAAGGTTTTGAACAAACGCCACAAGCCTTTTTGGATCTATTTAAAGGCAAGAACAGTGGTAAAATGATTGTTAAAATATAA
- a CDS encoding helix-turn-helix domain-containing protein: MKQSFGEYIRHLRTKNELTLTQLGAKLDLDSANLSKIENGKRDFDEKRLTLLAQVFNLDLEELKTEFFGDLFAKKLYESSSSTDALIVAEKKVKYLRQINAKQESLKL, from the coding sequence ATGAAACAATCTTTCGGAGAATACATAAGGCATTTACGGACAAAAAATGAACTTACTTTAACCCAACTCGGAGCAAAACTTGATTTGGATTCTGCAAATTTGAGTAAAATTGAAAACGGAAAAAGAGATTTCGACGAAAAACGTTTAACTCTACTTGCCCAAGTTTTTAATTTGGATTTAGAAGAATTAAAAACAGAATTTTTTGGTGACCTATTTGCTAAAAAACTTTATGAAAGTAGTTCTTCGACAGACGCACTTATTGTTGCGGAAAAAAAAGTTAAATACCTACGTCAGATTAATGCTAAACAAGAAAGTCTTAAACTTTAA
- a CDS encoding DNA-methyltransferase, producing the protein MPNSINKYLNKVIQGDCLEEMKEIPSKSIDMILCDLPYGTTQNKWDSVIDLDKLWTEYYRIIKDNGAIVLTSQGVFTAKLILSNEKHFKYKIVWIKSKATNFLNAKKQPLRKHEDICVFYKKQPKYNPQMTEGEAYDKGFRKDQLTGSYGDFKSNHVKSNGNRYPTDVIAYKEQSIEDFVYVKTAESEGTVYHPTQKPIELGRYLIRTFTKPGDVILDNACGSGSFLLSAILENRQFIGIEKNEDVLLHKVNEVDYIQVCTDRIQETLKRKEVEKSTLRLFNEPIAKYHTLNYKTKVLNGESYV; encoded by the coding sequence ATGCCAAACAGTATAAACAAATACCTAAACAAAGTAATTCAAGGCGATTGCCTCGAAGAAATGAAGGAAATTCCAAGTAAGAGCATAGATATGATTTTATGCGATTTACCTTATGGAACAACTCAAAATAAATGGGATTCAGTTATAGACCTTGATAAACTTTGGACTGAATATTATAGAATAATTAAAGACAACGGAGCAATTGTACTTACTTCCCAGGGTGTTTTTACTGCAAAACTAATATTGAGCAATGAAAAGCATTTCAAGTATAAAATTGTTTGGATAAAATCTAAAGCAACAAATTTCTTGAATGCTAAAAAACAACCGTTGAGAAAACACGAAGATATTTGCGTTTTTTACAAAAAACAACCAAAATACAATCCTCAAATGACAGAAGGAGAAGCTTATGACAAAGGATTCCGAAAAGACCAGCTCACAGGTAGTTACGGAGACTTTAAATCAAATCACGTAAAAAGTAATGGAAACAGATATCCAACAGATGTGATTGCATATAAAGAACAATCTATTGAAGATTTTGTCTATGTTAAAACAGCTGAATCTGAAGGAACAGTCTATCATCCAACTCAAAAACCAATCGAGTTAGGTAGATATTTAATTAGAACTTTTACCAAGCCTGGAGATGTCATTCTTGATAATGCCTGTGGAAGTGGTAGTTTCTTGCTTTCTGCCATTCTTGAAAACAGACAATTTATTGGTATAGAAAAAAATGAAGATGTTTTACTTCATAAAGTAAATGAAGTAGATTACATCCAAGTGTGTACTGATAGAATACAAGAAACTTTAAAAAGGAAAGAAGTAGAAAAATCTACCTTGAGATTATTCAATGAACCAATCGCTAAGTATCATACTCTAAATTATAAAACCAAAGTTCTCAATGGCGAAAGTTACGTATAA
- a CDS encoding class I SAM-dependent DNA methyltransferase, with product MAKVTYNERSWAIDVISSIEVFLANKSWHFKGAGGESTISNNKKSLFPDVLLFKDLTKDIIVQGWELKMPDTQINDAELISNAIKKAKILKRDSFLLWNVKSAVLHIRNGDNFEIHKSWNDININSRLEVKPNEQLWKDLLFEILADLNGFFESGEISEVTSQEILSIDEVIDVVLENTTNTAETLKAKARTTRLLDAEINLWWNSSSNEYGFTSSQTEHKLPTLAMVVLTDWVFKIIFAHILKKHFIEAKEIENIERSTSIVDAIEILTSISQKCNFWNIFSPNLGQQFISETAWNELTELNHFLSTVNIEAIEIEILHQLLQSTITTAKRKVAGQFSTPNKLADLLTRLTIDDKTKIVIDPCCGTGTIIKQAYELKEEYEINSNDILDTIWASDKHSFPIQLSTLSMAKPSNIGRIVNVFGSNVIELNQGDTIEFQNPNNGEIVEKEFPIVDYVVSNLPFIKSKEMKVLNPHIVDINDWIKEEAETTETLSGKSDIFAYIPFYLHQFLSENGKIGLILSNAWLGTDYGEKFLELFQKFFKIDFVVISGKGKWFNNADVVTTILVASKKDPKTPTTDASEISFCTLKEELEEIDDIKTLSDNIIVNTESENLTINRYSVAQINSFEDFGIPWSGYFSNLSWVANVKDRFINTSDIFHFTRGERRGWNPMFYPASGHNIEQEYIKPVLKHLRGTTNLECVSNAEAFCCSRSIEELENLGHNGAIAWINSFENQRNGTNRPLPEVLAKPNMYWYEMSTENMADFVANVNYDKSLFIAKFENRSFIDQRMIGFSVKDEYLQENKTLYLALLNSTVSLFLIESFGFGRGLGALDLRATKFERDFKILNPNILTDEQKLQIVELFRPMMQRNRLPLEQELESADRIAFENALMGIYGISEYYEPIKNSLKQLYRIRFAVKD from the coding sequence ATGGCGAAAGTTACGTATAACGAAAGAAGTTGGGCTATTGATGTTATTAGTTCAATCGAGGTTTTCTTAGCAAATAAGAGCTGGCATTTTAAAGGAGCTGGAGGAGAAAGTACTATAAGTAATAACAAGAAAAGTCTATTTCCTGATGTATTATTATTTAAAGACCTTACTAAAGATATAATTGTGCAAGGTTGGGAGTTAAAAATGCCTGACACTCAAATAAATGATGCAGAACTTATAAGCAACGCAATAAAAAAGGCGAAAATATTAAAAAGAGATAGTTTTCTTTTATGGAATGTAAAAAGCGCTGTTTTACATATTAGAAATGGCGATAACTTTGAAATTCACAAAAGTTGGAATGACATAAATATAAATTCTCGTCTTGAAGTAAAACCTAACGAACAACTCTGGAAAGATTTATTGTTTGAAATTCTTGCCGACTTAAATGGCTTTTTTGAATCTGGGGAAATTTCAGAAGTCACTTCACAAGAAATATTATCAATTGATGAAGTAATTGATGTTGTATTAGAGAATACAACCAATACAGCAGAAACACTAAAAGCCAAAGCGAGAACTACTCGCCTATTAGATGCAGAAATCAATCTTTGGTGGAATTCATCTTCAAATGAATATGGCTTTACTTCAAGTCAAACTGAACATAAACTACCTACTTTGGCGATGGTAGTTTTAACAGATTGGGTTTTCAAAATAATTTTTGCTCATATATTAAAAAAGCATTTTATCGAAGCTAAAGAAATTGAGAACATTGAACGTTCAACTTCTATAGTTGATGCAATTGAAATACTAACATCTATTTCCCAAAAATGTAATTTCTGGAATATTTTCAGTCCAAACCTTGGACAGCAATTTATTTCGGAAACAGCTTGGAACGAACTGACAGAACTAAATCACTTCCTTTCTACTGTAAATATTGAAGCTATTGAAATCGAAATTCTTCATCAATTACTTCAGAGTACAATTACAACAGCCAAAAGAAAGGTTGCAGGTCAATTTTCTACACCTAATAAATTAGCAGATTTATTAACTCGCCTAACTATTGATGACAAAACAAAAATAGTAATTGACCCTTGTTGCGGAACAGGTACAATTATAAAACAAGCCTATGAATTAAAAGAAGAATATGAAATAAATTCGAATGATATTCTTGATACCATTTGGGCTTCGGACAAACATTCGTTTCCTATTCAACTTTCGACATTGTCAATGGCTAAACCTTCAAATATTGGAAGAATAGTCAACGTTTTTGGTTCTAATGTAATTGAACTAAACCAAGGAGATACAATAGAGTTTCAAAATCCAAATAATGGAGAAATAGTAGAAAAGGAATTCCCAATAGTAGATTATGTTGTTTCCAATTTACCATTCATTAAGAGTAAGGAAATGAAAGTTTTGAATCCACATATAGTGGATATTAACGATTGGATAAAAGAAGAAGCTGAGACAACAGAAACATTAAGTGGCAAAAGCGATATTTTTGCATACATCCCTTTTTATCTTCATCAATTCTTATCCGAGAATGGTAAAATTGGACTTATATTATCAAATGCTTGGTTGGGAACTGATTATGGCGAAAAATTTTTAGAGCTTTTTCAAAAATTCTTCAAAATAGATTTCGTAGTAATCTCTGGAAAGGGAAAATGGTTTAATAATGCAGATGTTGTAACAACAATATTAGTTGCTTCAAAAAAAGACCCAAAAACACCTACCACAGATGCTAGTGAAATCTCATTTTGTACGTTAAAAGAAGAACTAGAGGAAATTGATGACATAAAGACATTGAGCGATAACATAATTGTCAATACAGAATCTGAAAATCTAACCATCAATAGATATTCTGTTGCACAAATAAATTCTTTTGAAGATTTTGGGATTCCTTGGTCAGGTTATTTTTCTAATCTAAGTTGGGTTGCTAATGTTAAAGATAGATTTATCAATACAAGCGATATTTTCCATTTCACACGAGGAGAAAGACGTGGATGGAATCCTATGTTTTATCCTGCGTCAGGGCACAATATCGAGCAAGAATATATCAAGCCAGTCCTTAAGCATTTGAGAGGCACTACAAATCTAGAATGCGTTTCAAATGCAGAAGCTTTTTGCTGTTCTAGAAGTATTGAAGAATTAGAAAACTTAGGACATAATGGAGCGATAGCTTGGATTAATTCATTTGAAAACCAACGAAATGGAACTAATAGACCTTTACCTGAAGTATTGGCAAAACCAAATATGTATTGGTATGAAATGTCAACCGAAAATATGGCTGACTTTGTAGCAAATGTAAATTATGACAAGAGTCTGTTCATTGCCAAATTTGAAAACCGCTCGTTTATCGACCAAAGAATGATAGGTTTTTCAGTAAAAGACGAGTATCTACAAGAAAATAAAACATTATACTTAGCACTTCTAAATAGTACTGTAAGTCTATTTTTGATTGAAAGTTTTGGTTTTGGTCGTGGTTTAGGAGCATTAGATTTAAGAGCAACCAAATTCGAAAGAGATTTTAAAATTTTGAATCCAAATATTTTGACCGATGAACAAAAGTTACAAATTGTTGAATTGTTTAGACCTATGATGCAAAGAAACAGATTGCCACTTGAACAGGAATTAGAATCAGCAGACAGAATCGCTTTTGAAAATGCTTTAATGGGAATATATGGTATTTCAGAATATTATGAACCTATTAAAAATTCTTTAAAGCAATTGTATCGAATTCGTTTTGCAGTAAAAGACTAG
- a CDS encoding SDR family oxidoreductase: MKKNIGKVALITGGSKGIGYGVAESLIKHGMKVAITSRSLDSAEKAAEELKKIGNGEVLAVEADVRDFKSQEKAVKKVIDTWGQLDVLVANAGVGHFAPIDELSIEDWQTTIDTNLTGVFYSMKSCIESLKKSEGYIITISSLAGTNFFAGGTAYNASKFGVTGFTQAAMLDLRKHGIKVSTIMPGSVATHFNNHEPSKEDEWKIQKEDIGELVVDLLKMNPRSLPSKIEVRPSRPAKS; the protein is encoded by the coding sequence ATGAAAAAAAATATAGGTAAGGTTGCTTTAATAACAGGAGGCAGTAAAGGAATAGGATATGGTGTTGCGGAGTCTTTAATAAAGCACGGGATGAAGGTCGCTATTACAAGTAGAAGTTTGGATTCCGCTGAAAAAGCAGCCGAGGAGTTGAAAAAAATCGGTAATGGAGAGGTCTTAGCTGTAGAAGCTGATGTTAGGGATTTTAAAAGTCAAGAAAAAGCAGTGAAAAAAGTGATAGACACTTGGGGACAACTTGATGTTTTGGTAGCCAATGCGGGAGTTGGTCATTTCGCGCCAATAGATGAATTGAGTATAGAAGATTGGCAGACAACAATAGACACTAACCTAACCGGCGTTTTTTATAGTATGAAATCATGTATAGAAAGCTTAAAAAAATCTGAAGGTTATATTATTACAATTTCAAGTTTGGCTGGGACAAATTTCTTTGCCGGGGGAACGGCTTATAATGCAAGTAAATTTGGAGTCACAGGATTTACTCAAGCTGCCATGTTGGATCTTAGGAAACATGGAATAAAAGTAAGTACAATAATGCCTGGATCTGTAGCCACTCATTTTAATAATCATGAGCCAAGTAAAGAAGATGAATGGAAAATTCAAAAAGAGGATATTGGGGAATTAGTTGTAGACCTGTTAAAAATGAACCCAAGAAGTTTGCCTAGTAAAATCGAAGTCCGTCCCTCGAGGCCTGCAAAATCTTGA